The following DNA comes from Armatimonadota bacterium.
CCGACAGCGACCTCGGCCTATTCACGCCTATCGGGGCCATGCTGGAGGTGCTCCAAAGGGACATCATACCCCATGGCCCCGTCGTCCTGGATCGACCCGTGCGGATTGGGGGCCGCACGGTGCGCTCCGTGGTCCTGGTGGAAGACCCCTTTGCGGCGCGTCGGATCAATGCCGCAGGCGGGCCGGTGGCGGCCATGACGCCCGTGGTCACCCCGCTCCTGGTCTCCGGTATAGATGGGCAGGCCCTCCGGATGCTCCAGCAGGCCCTGGAATCCTACCCCGTGCTTCCGGTCCAGGCTCCGGTGAAGTCCCGTGTGTTCGAGACGCCGCTGGTGCCGGGCAGCGCCATCGGGGTGGCCCTCGTACAGGGAGATGTCTCCATCGCGGCCATCGGCACCCTCACATACCGGAGGGGTCGTCGCTTCCTGGCCTTCGGCCACCCCGTGCTCGGCATGGGGGAGGCCCGTTACCTCCTCACCCCTGCCTACGTGCACACCGTGGTCCGCAGCACGGTCCTGCCCTTCAAGCTGGGAGATCTGGGGACCGTGGTGGGCGTGGTGCGTCAGGATCGGCGGGCCGCCATCGGAGGAGAGATCGGCGTCGTCCCTCCCGTGTTCTCCGTGCAGGTCACCACCACGGATGTGGAAAGCGGGCGGTCCCGCACCCTGCGCATGCAGGTGGTGTCGAGGCGGGATCTCGCCCGGCTCCTGGTGCCTTCCGTGGTGCTGAGCGCCGTCCAGCGGGGGTGGGATGCCGGGGGAGAGGGGACCGCGGAGGTCACCGTACGCATCCGGGGGGTCGGGCTTCCGCGGGAGGCGGTGCGCGCCCACGTGGTCTACAGCCCCACGAACGCGCCTGCCGCGGTACTCCCCGATGTCTCCGGGGCCCTGCGCTTGGTGTTTCGACCCGATGACGCGGTGCGGCCCGTGGATCTGCGCCTGGAGGTGAAGCTCACCCGGGCGGCCCGCACCGCGACCCTGGTGGATGTGGAGGCGCCGGAGCGCACGGTCGCGGTAGGAGAGACCCTCCGGGTGAAGCTGCTCCTTCGGCCTACGGGGGGTCGGCCGGAGGAGCGCACCGCGGAACTCCCAATCCCCCCGGACTTCCCCCGGGGGAGCGCCCGGCTCGTGGTGACCCCCGCAGGGCTCCTCGCGGGGACCGGCCCGCAGCCTGAGGGGCCTAGCTTCGAGCGTCTGGAGGAGGAGGTCACGGCGTTCGAGACCCTTGGCCGCAACACGGACGTGGTCGTGCAGCTCCTCCCCGCGGACACCCCACCCGCCCAGAATCCGGCCCGCCGGTTTTTCCAGCTCCAGCGCTACCCCTCCGAGTTGGTGCGCACACCGTGGGCGGTTGGGGGGGAGGCGGTCATGCTTCCCATCACCGTGCGGTAGGGATCACCGCGGCCTGCGCAGACCGCCGAAGAACGCCTGAAGGAGCTGGGCCGCCTCCTCCGCCAGGACCCCGGGGATGACCTCCACCCGGTGGTTCAGGCGGGGGTCCTCGCAGATGCGGAAGAGGCTCCGCACCGCGCCGCTTTTCGGGCTCCCCGCGCCGTACACCAGTCGGGCAACGCGGGCCAGGACGATGGCTCCCGCGCACATGGCGCACGGCTCCACGGTGACCGCGAGCGTGCAGCCCTCCAGCCGCCACGAGCCCAGAAATCTCGCGGCCTCCCGGAGCGCCAGGATCTCCGCGTGGGCCGTGGGGTCCCGCAGACTCTCCCGGCGATCATGGGCCCGGGCAAGGATGCGGCCATCGCGTGCCACCACGCACCCCACGGGCACCTCCCCGTAGGCGGCCGCCCGCCGAGCCTCCAGGAGGGCCTCCCGCATCAGCGCCTCGTCCGTCACGTCTCCTCCACCAGGGCGCGGGCTTGGGCAAAGATCCCATCCAGCATCCGCTCCGTAAGCCGGCCCGTGTTGGTGTTCTGCCGGCTCGGATGATAGGTACACAGCACCGCGGGCACGGGCCGGCCCAGAACCTCTCCCCCGAACCGGTAGAGGGCGCCGTGGGCGAACTGAGGCCGCGGGCGGGGGAGAGAAACCCCCAACCGGCCGTACAGGCGCAGAACGGTCCAGAAGGCCACCTGCCCCAGGGCTACCACCACCCGAACCCGTGGCAGCAGCCGAAACTCCCGCTCGAAAAAGGGAAAACATCTGTCGAACTCCTCCGGGAGTGGCCGGTTCCGGGGCGGTGCGCACCGTACCGCGGCGGTGAGGTAGGCGTCCCGGAGGCGCAGCCCGTCCTGGCGATGAAGGCTATGGGGCTGGTTCGCGAACCCCGCCCGGTACAGGGCCCGCAGAAGCCAAACGGAAGCCCCGTTGGGCAGATCCCCCGTGAACATCCTCCCTGTCCGATTGGCGCCGTGGGCCGCGGGTGCAAGTCCCACCACCAGCAGCCGCGCCCGGGGGTCCCCGAACCCGGGAACCGGCCTCGCCCAGTACGTCCATCCCGGATAGGCCCTCGGGCCGTGGGCCACCGCCTCCCGGTGGGCCACGAGGCGCGGGCACCGGCAGCAGGCGACGATCTCCTCTGCCAGGCGTTCCAGGGAATCCACGGGATCCATGGTAGCGCCCCGCCTTCCGGACGAGGAGGAGAGCGCCTGAGGACGGGGAAAACCTGAGGGGAGGTGGTCGGGTTGGGGACTTCCGTGCTGGGACGGGAGATCGTCTGGCGGCCCACCCAGGAGGTGGTGGAGCGGAGCCGCCTCCACCGGTTCCTACAGGCGCACGGGTTCACCAGCTACGAGGAACTCTACCGACGGAGCATCGAGGACCTCACGTGGTTCTGGAATGCGGCGCTGGCGGAGATGCGCGTGGAGTGGTACCAACCCTACGCGGAGGTGCTGGACACCTCCCGGGGGATTGCGTGGCCCCGCTGGTTCGTAGCGGGCAAGCTGAACCTGGTGCACAACTGCGTGGACAAGCATCGCGCCAGCCCCCTCGCGGGGAAGATCGCCCTGCGGTGGGAAGGTGAGGGCGGGGAGGTCCGAACCCTCACCTATCGGGAGCTCTACAGGGAGGTGTGCCGGGCGGGCTGGGCCCTGCGGCAGCTGGGCGTGGGTCGGGGCGACCGGGTGGCCCTCTACCTCCCCATGATCCCGGAGGTGGCGGTGGTCGCTCTGGCGTGCGCGAAGATCGGCGCGGTCTTTACCCCGATCTTCTCCGGATTCGGATCGGAGGCTCTGGCGGCCCGGATCCAGGACTGCGAGGCGAAGGTCCTCGTCACCGCGGATGGTTTCCTCCGGCGAGGCCAGCGGGTTCGGATGCTGCCGGTGGCGGACGAGGCCGCGCGGCGGTGCCCGAGCGTGCAGCATCTTCTCGTGGTCCGGCGCCTCGGCGAGGCGGAGGGATGGCAGACGGGCCGGGACGTGTGGTGGCACGAGGC
Coding sequences within:
- the tadA gene encoding tRNA adenosine(34) deaminase TadA, producing the protein MREALLEARRAAAYGEVPVGCVVARDGRILARAHDRRESLRDPTAHAEILALREAARFLGSWRLEGCTLAVTVEPCAMCAGAIVLARVARLVYGAGSPKSGAVRSLFRICEDPRLNHRVEVIPGVLAEEAAQLLQAFFGGLRRPR
- a CDS encoding uracil-DNA glycosylase, producing MDPVDSLERLAEEIVACCRCPRLVAHREAVAHGPRAYPGWTYWARPVPGFGDPRARLLVVGLAPAAHGANRTGRMFTGDLPNGASVWLLRALYRAGFANQPHSLHRQDGLRLRDAYLTAAVRCAPPRNRPLPEEFDRCFPFFEREFRLLPRVRVVVALGQVAFWTVLRLYGRLGVSLPRPRPQFAHGALYRFGGEVLGRPVPAVLCTYHPSRQNTNTGRLTERMLDGIFAQARALVEET